The nucleotide sequence AGAAAACACTTTTGACTGCAGGACAGGAGGTATCAAATGCGCTATACGAATATGAAGCTGAAACCAAAAAATACGAATTCAGACAAAATGAGGTAGAATCTTTACGCAAAGCAGAACTTAATTCCGAAATACTTTTAAACAATGGGTTTGGAACTTATCTCGATTTGTTGACCGCTAGACAAAATGCCTTGAATGCCGAACTAAACACCATTGACAATAAATTACAACAACTGCAGGCAGTAGTGGAGCTATATAGGGCTTTGGGTGGTGGTTGGAAATAAACTGGCCTACGTATGGAAAGCAAAGAAGAGTTCTTGGAATTTGCCATTTCCAAATTTTTGAGATATGGGAGTAAACGATTTACCCTGGATGACCTCTCCCATGAAATCGGAATTTCCAAAAAAACCATCTATCAGCACTTTACCAACAAGGAGGCCTTGGTCTATGAAAGCCTTGGGTTTTTATTGGACAAGATAAAAGCCGAGGTAACCCAGAGTGTGGAACAAGTCAGATCCAATCCTATTTTGGGAATCATTATGATATATAAAATAGGGTTGGAATATTTAAAGTTGTTTAGTCCCACCTTTTTGGAAGGAATTAAAAAATACTACCCCAAGGTTAATGAGCAGTACCATAACTTTAAAAATCGGGAAATAAACGGGCTAGTACTTTCACTACTGAAAACCGCCCAAAAAAATGGCCAGATCAGGCAAAACGTTAATGTTGAACTCAGCTGCCAACTGTATCTGAACCACTTGGAATCTTTACTTTTTCAATCCAATAACCTGTTCGATCAGTACAGCAATAGGGAACTTTTAGAAAATTTGATCATAAATTATATCAGTGGAATTGCAACAGATAGCCACCTTGTAATGGAGCTATCTTAACTTAAATCCCTTGGCAGCCCACCAAGGATGTATTTCTATGGCCAAGCGTCCCGCCTTCACCATGGGATCCATATTGGCCAGGCTATCTGCCATTTCTTGGGTAGGCACATTGTAAATGGTAATACCACGTATATCCCCATTATCACCAAAAGGACCCGAAATATCGGCATAACCTTCCTCGTACATTCTTCCCAAATGGGCCAAATGAAGGGACTGTAGACTATCTGCCTCCGCCTTGGATTGGGAGCGATTTGGACCACTTTTTAAAAAGGCAATGAAATATTGCTGCATCAAAATGGTATCCATGGTCTTTTCATCTATATAATCGAAAGTTTGAAATCCCTGTGATTCCAAACGCTTCTTCAATTGAGCCACGGAAATCTCCGGTTCAGCAACTTGCTGGGCTATTTTTACGCTTGGCAGCCCTCCCGAATCCTTACAGGAAAATAACTGCCCGAACAATAGTACAACCAATAACAAGCTTATTTTTTCCATGTCTTAAAAGGGTTTTTACTCAACTGTGAATTGTAGTATCTGACATCTGCAGTAACCTCATCACCCAACCATTGGGGCTTCAAAAAGTCCTCATCTTCATGTTCCAATTCAATTTCTGCTATTATCAATCCCGAATTATCACCAAAAAACTCGTCCACCTCAAATATGTGTTTTCCAACCTCAATATAGTATCTCAGCTTATCTATTACCCCAGGCTCGGACAATTTAATCAAGGCATCCGCCTCCTTAACAGATATTTCCTTTTCCCACTCAAAACGTGTGGTGCCATTGTGATTGCCCTTTCCCTTTACGGTCATATATCCCTTGTCTCCCTTGATCCTTACCCTTACCGTTCGTAAGGGATCCGTATTTAAAAAACCTTGTACAATTCTTTCCTTTTGAACAGCGTCCGTTTTATAAGCTTCGGACTTAACCAAAAATTTACGCTCTATTTCTATCATGTATACTAGTCGGTTTCGGATGTATTGGAATGGCTTTGGTATATCTTTTTAATTTCATCAGATTGAATCCTAACACTGTCATAATTATTGTTGGCCAACCAAACCATGCTGCCCGCAATAACTTCTGGGTCAATGGACCTATATTTTTCCAAGGGTCCTACCAATACAAAATTAAGAACCTTCATAAACTGCTTGGCCAGCCATTCCCCTATCCGTTTCTCCTCCCGCTTACCTCCTATTAGCGAGGGTTGTAAAATATAGGTATTTGGAATGCCACACTTTAAAACGGCTTCTTCCATTTCCCCTTTTATCCTGTTGTAGCTAACACCGCTTTTGGAATTGGCCCCCATGGACGAGATGACCATGAATGTTTCAATCCCATTTATACGGCTTATTTTGGCCGCCGAAACCGGAATCCCAAAATCGATCTTTCTGTACATCTCCGTATCCGGGGTTTTAGCCTTGGTAGTACCGATACAACAAAACACTTCATCCGCAAGAAAATTGGTCTTATAGCTCTCCAAATTTAAGAGGTCTACCAAATGTTCTTCCAATTTTGGGTGGGAAAATCCAATACTGCTCCTAGAAAAGAGTCTTATTTTTATATATCGTTCATCATTGAGCAACATCTGCAATAAACACCCACCTGTTAAGCCGGTAGCCCCCAATATAATAGCCGTTTTCTCCTTTAATTTAATTTGTCCTTTCCCCATGGAGCATGTTTAACATTTTAGGTGGGGCCTTATAGCACCAACTTGTTATAAATTTACGGTATGAAATTGGATTTTCCACAACGAAAAATAATCCATGTAGATATGGACGCGTTTTACGCCTCCGTGGAACAAATGGACAACCCTGCTTTAAAAGGCAGGCCTTTGGCCGTTGGTGGGGCCGAAAAAAGGGGTGTGGTTTCCGCTGCCAGTTACGAGGCAAGGAAATTTGGGGTCAGGAGCGCAATGAGCGGTTATTTGGCGAAAAAGAACTGTCCAGATTTAATATTTGTACCTCCGCGTTTTGAACGTTATAAGGAGATTTCCCTTAAAATTAGAAATATATTTTTCGATTATACGGATTTGGTGGAACCGCTTTCATTGGACGAGGCCTATTTGGACGTAACAACGAACAAAAAAGGTAATCCATCGGCCTCCCTGATAGCAGAAGAGATTAGACAGCGAATTTTTAACGAAGTGGGCCTCACCGCATCGGCAGGAATATCCATTAACAAATTCCTGGCCAAGGTTGCAAGCGACTACAATAAGCCAAATGGTCAAAAAACGGTTAATCCAGAAGAGGTAATATCTTTTTTGGAAGAATTGGAAATTAGAAAATTCTATGGTGTGGGAAAGGTTACGGCGGACAAAATGTATCATCTCGGTATTTTTACAGGTAAAGATCTTAAGCAGAAATCGGTTGAATTTCTAAGGGAGAATTTTGGTAAAAGCGGCGATTACTATTACCATGTGGTAAGAGGAATCCACAATAGCGAAGTAAAGCCCAATAGAATCCCCAAATCTGTAGGTGCGGAACGTACTTTCGATGAAAACCTGAGCAGTGAGGTCTTTATGCTCCAAAGATTGGAAAACATTGCCACGGAACTGGAAAAGCGCCTAAAAAAATCGAAGATATCGGGGAAAACGGTAACCTTAAAAATAAAATATAGCGATTTCACCCTTCAAACACGGAGCAAGACCCTACCCTATTATATTGCCGACAAATCCTTGATATTGGAGACTACCAAAGAACTGCTTTACCAAGAGAAATTGGAAAATTCCGTTCGCCTTTTGGGTATATCCCTGTCCAATTTAAACACGGAAAAAAATGAACCTTTGGAGCAAAAGGTGCTTACCGTACAACTCAAATTCGACTTGTAACGATAAAAAAAACCTGTCCGGTTAAAAAATCCAGACAGGCAGGCCTTTATAAATATATTAGGTATACCGATTCTAAAAATTGCAGCTTTCTATTTGTGAAACACGCAAGGTATTCACCATACCCTTATCCTTTATTGGCATCGCTGCCAAACTGATCAACATGTCCCCTACTTCTAAAAACCCTTTCTGACAGGCCATTTTATTGACATCCTCAATAGTTTCGTCCGTAGACACATACTTATCGTAATAAAAGGCCTTTACTCCCCATAACAAATTAAGCTGTGTAAGGATTCTTTTATTGGAGGTAAATACCAAAATGTGGGCCTTTGGTCTCCAAGCAGATATTTGGAAAGCTGTATATCCACTGTTGGTCAAGGTCGAAATAGCCTTGGCTTTAATTTCATTGGCCATATTGGCGGCATGGAAACAAATGGATTTGGTAATATATCTATTTGTCCTAACCTGAGGTGGTTCATGCGGCACCTTAATTAGGTCTGAATTTTCTACACTTTCCAAGATACTGGACATCTTTTGTATTACCTGCACAGGATAATTTCCAACGGATGTCTCCCCTGAAAGCATTACGGCATCTGCCCCATCCATTACCGAGTTGGCCACATCATTCACCTCTGCACGGGTAGGTGTAAGGCTGGTAATCATAGTTTCCATCATCTGGGTAGCAATAATCACAGGTATCCTGGCCTTTTTGGCCCTTAGCACCAATTGCTTTTGAATAAGGGGTACTTCCTGTGCCGGAACCTCAACTCCCAAATCCCCTCTTGCAACCATTAATCCATCACAATACGCTACAATCTTATCGATGTTTTCTACTGCTTCAGGTTTTTCAATTTTTGCAATAATTGGAATTTTGTGCTCGGAATGTTCCTTTATAATATTCTGTAGGTCTATTAAATCCTGACTAAACCTTACGAAAGAAAGTGCTATCCAATCCACATCTTGTGAAATGGCGAAAATAGCATCCTTAATATCTTTTTCTGTTAGAGCTGGTAAAGAGATGTTGGTATTTGGCAAATTCACCCCTTTTTTGGACTTTAAAGGCCCACCTTGGATCACTTTAGCCTTAACTTCATCCTTAGAATTGGTAGAAATAACCTCGAACATCAACTTTCCATCATCTAGCAAGATACGCTCACCCGCTTTAACATCTTTTGGAAAATTGGTGTAGTTCATATACACTTTCTCCGCATTTCCTTCAAAAGGTTTCCCCGTAACAAAAGTTATTTCGTCTCCCGGGGCAACTACCACTTCACCTGCCATTACTCCGACCCTTAATTTTGGTCCTTGTAAATCCGCAAGAATAGAGGTGTAGGTACCTAATTCCTCATTTAAATCGCGAATCATCTGTATGCGTTCTGCAACATCCTTATAATCGGCATGGGAAAAGTTTATCCTAAAGACATCCACTCCAGCCTCAATCATGTCCTTTAGAACACTCTTCGTACTAGTAGCTGGTCCGAGGGTCGCTACTATTTTTGTCTTTTTATTTATTGGCATTATTTTAAAATATTAAATTATTTTTAGATTTTAGTTTACTTGCATCAACCAAATAGGCTGTTATGACCTTCGGGATAGTTAGTACAGACTTCAAAATATAATCTTCCACGTCCAATTCGTCGTGTTCTATCTTTAAAAAGTAGTCCACATCCCTATATTCAGGAACCAAATGATATTTTGTTAAAGTTGGCTGATCCTGAAATAGATTTGCTACACTTAACACCTCTTCCTTTACATCATTATTGCTAACAAATGTGTAATAGCGATCATTAACTTCATCCCTCCAATCAAAAATTGGGAAGGAGCCACCTTGCGACAAATCCAAATCGCTCACGGACCTCTTCAAATTTGTTTTAAGGCAAGAATTAAGTGCATATACCAGCATAAAATCTTCTATACTGCTGTGCAAAGCGATTAAAGTAAAAGTTTCTTCATAAAAATCTTCCGAAATTT is from Arenibacter algicola and encodes:
- the dinB gene encoding DNA polymerase IV translates to MKLDFPQRKIIHVDMDAFYASVEQMDNPALKGRPLAVGGAEKRGVVSAASYEARKFGVRSAMSGYLAKKNCPDLIFVPPRFERYKEISLKIRNIFFDYTDLVEPLSLDEAYLDVTTNKKGNPSASLIAEEIRQRIFNEVGLTASAGISINKFLAKVASDYNKPNGQKTVNPEEVISFLEELEIRKFYGVGKVTADKMYHLGIFTGKDLKQKSVEFLRENFGKSGDYYYHVVRGIHNSEVKPNRIPKSVGAERTFDENLSSEVFMLQRLENIATELEKRLKKSKISGKTVTLKIKYSDFTLQTRSKTLPYYIADKSLILETTKELLYQEKLENSVRLLGISLSNLNTEKNEPLEQKVLTVQLKFDL
- the pyk gene encoding pyruvate kinase — translated: MPINKKTKIVATLGPATSTKSVLKDMIEAGVDVFRINFSHADYKDVAERIQMIRDLNEELGTYTSILADLQGPKLRVGVMAGEVVVAPGDEITFVTGKPFEGNAEKVYMNYTNFPKDVKAGERILLDDGKLMFEVISTNSKDEVKAKVIQGGPLKSKKGVNLPNTNISLPALTEKDIKDAIFAISQDVDWIALSFVRFSQDLIDLQNIIKEHSEHKIPIIAKIEKPEAVENIDKIVAYCDGLMVARGDLGVEVPAQEVPLIQKQLVLRAKKARIPVIIATQMMETMITSLTPTRAEVNDVANSVMDGADAVMLSGETSVGNYPVQVIQKMSSILESVENSDLIKVPHEPPQVRTNRYITKSICFHAANMANEIKAKAISTLTNSGYTAFQISAWRPKAHILVFTSNKRILTQLNLLWGVKAFYYDKYVSTDETIEDVNKMACQKGFLEVGDMLISLAAMPIKDKGMVNTLRVSQIESCNF
- a CDS encoding TetR/AcrR family transcriptional regulator; protein product: MESKEEFLEFAISKFLRYGSKRFTLDDLSHEIGISKKTIYQHFTNKEALVYESLGFLLDKIKAEVTQSVEQVRSNPILGIIMIYKIGLEYLKLFSPTFLEGIKKYYPKVNEQYHNFKNREINGLVLSLLKTAQKNGQIRQNVNVELSCQLYLNHLESLLFQSNNLFDQYSNRELLENLIINYISGIATDSHLVMELS
- a CDS encoding CYTH domain-containing protein; amino-acid sequence: MIEIERKFLVKSEAYKTDAVQKERIVQGFLNTDPLRTVRVRIKGDKGYMTVKGKGNHNGTTRFEWEKEISVKEADALIKLSEPGVIDKLRYYIEVGKHIFEVDEFFGDNSGLIIAEIELEHEDEDFLKPQWLGDEVTADVRYYNSQLSKNPFKTWKK
- a CDS encoding YciI family protein; the encoded protein is MEKISLLLVVLLFGQLFSCKDSGGLPSVKIAQQVAEPEISVAQLKKRLESQGFQTFDYIDEKTMDTILMQQYFIAFLKSGPNRSQSKAEADSLQSLHLAHLGRMYEEGYADISGPFGDNGDIRGITIYNVPTQEMADSLANMDPMVKAGRLAIEIHPWWAAKGFKLR
- a CDS encoding Rossmann-fold NAD(P)-binding domain-containing protein, producing MGKGQIKLKEKTAIILGATGLTGGCLLQMLLNDERYIKIRLFSRSSIGFSHPKLEEHLVDLLNLESYKTNFLADEVFCCIGTTKAKTPDTEMYRKIDFGIPVSAAKISRINGIETFMVISSMGANSKSGVSYNRIKGEMEEAVLKCGIPNTYILQPSLIGGKREEKRIGEWLAKQFMKVLNFVLVGPLEKYRSIDPEVIAGSMVWLANNNYDSVRIQSDEIKKIYQSHSNTSETD
- a CDS encoding IPExxxVDY family protein; its protein translation is MAAIHKISEDFYEETFTLIALHSSIEDFMLVYALNSCLKTNLKRSVSDLDLSQGGSFPIFDWRDEVNDRYYTFVSNNDVKEEVLSVANLFQDQPTLTKYHLVPEYRDVDYFLKIEHDELDVEDYILKSVLTIPKVITAYLVDASKLKSKNNLIF